The window ttagcaaaattaataaacaagaacatacaataaaaatcttgcccaactttctagttttttaaatttgagaaaacataTATGTACCTAATAACTATCTTAATTAACCTAATAACAACATAGTGCATGgtgattttgtatatattaagcATTAACCACTTATAGTGCATGCCAATATAAAACTGAAAGGCCATGCAACTCTCATCaacattaatgtatatatagtttctcTAGCTCCTCATTTAAGATCAAAGAGGAGTTTGCTGAGGCTGTGGCTTGCACTAACTACAAGCCATTTTCTTCCAAACTGTATATGATCAAAGTCTTTAGAGTTCAACATCAATATATGCATTAAGGTAAAGGTATGGTAGGAAAACCTGTAGCAGGATATGCAGAAGAACAACGAAACAAACAAATGCCATGTCCTTGTTTTCTCAATAGTTGCCTATGATGCTCATACAATAGAATGGAAACCAATGCGCTCTCTCGCCATTAATACTGCTCCTTAAGTACATAGAAACCAGTTTGttgaaaagaacaaaagaacataaaaaaaaaaacagttgaaAGATTCTTCAGATTATGTTGTGTTGAAGTAGAACCCTGGCTCCTTACTAGCTCCCTACTGGTGTCCGGTGATGATTATGCATCTCATCCATATTTAGGTAATATAGGATTTGAAACATTGCAACCACAACAATCTGAAATCTttctgatttgaaaatattgactTAGAACTGTAGGGTCAGATTGACAACAAAATTAGATGTAGAAAGACCCGAACGAGCTTTAACCCGTGTTTAATCAACCAAAAAAGGGATAATTTTGTCATTTGAAAACTTTGGAAACATGAATAATATATTGCAGTACTTGTCCCTTTTTCTTCTAGAAAACAGGCTGCTAAGCTCATCTCATTCATCAGGAGTCGTTGGTCAATTGCAATTAAATCTTGTGCCCCAATTCAGACAGCATATTCAAACTTGTAAACCCACCTTAGAAGCCTCTAGCGTCTCTCGCCTTTTTGAATTTCAACCCAACTCCCCCCTTAAAACCCCGTCTCTCAGCCAATCCTTCTTCACCGCACGCACACACCCACCAACACACGCAGAGACATTCTCTTTTCCTCCTCAACAACAATAACAGAAACCACTTTCTTTTTCCTGCCTTTTCCCTCCAACGACAAGAAAACCAAGCTAGAAAGAGATTTTGTCTCAGAAACATGGGTACTTTGGTGGGACATGTTGCACCAGGCTTTGGCTTCTTCATCATTGGCTTGTGGCATCTCTTTAACCACATCAAGCTCCACGCGCAGTACCCAAATTCTTACACCTCTCCCCCATGGTTTCCCACCAAGAAACTCAAGTACTTGGAGCTCTTCCTGATCATGGGAGGTTGCTCTGCCTCCATAGCCATGGAGCTCTTCATCGGCCCGGAGAGACACCAGCCTTTTGATCCTGATGGAACCATCCCCTCCAACCATCTCCATAACTTCGAGCACTCTTCTATCTCAATGACTTTCTTCGTGTACGCCGCCTTTGCTATAGTTCTTGATCGAATTGGCACCAAAGCTCAACTTGGGCTAACCCAATTGCTTGGAGCCATAGCCTTCGCacagcaacttcttctttttcaccTTCACTCAGCTGACCACATGGGCCCGGAAGGCCAATACCACATGCTTCTacaaattgttatttttgtttctttagcCACCACTCTCATCGGAATTGGCCTGCCTAAGAGTTTCTTGGTCAGCTTTGTAAGGTCAACAAGCATATTATTTCAAGGTATTTGGCTTATGGTCATGGGCTTCATGCTTTGGACCCCAGAATTGATTCCTAAAGGCTGTTTTATGCACCTTGAAGAGGGTCACAAAGTGGTCAGGTGCTCCGGAAACGAAACACTTCATCGAGCTAAGGCACTGGTGAACATTCAATTTAGTTGGTTCTTGATTTTAATCACAATTTTTGCAGCCTGCTTCTACTTGATTTTGGTTCAAGCTTATGGCGAAAAGCCAGAGTATGTTTCATTgacaaaggaagaagatgaagaagatcaaGTCGCTGATGATGTTGAGTCCCAAAAGAGGAGTAAATTTGGCAATTCAAAGAGCTTTATTCAAATGGGAAAAGCCATTTCACTTAGTGATATGGAAAGGTAGaagatgaaaagataaaaaggaaaggaaagaggTAGATGCATGAGATTAATTAGCaatttgtacaaaaatataaagttcTGGGATCGCagtatatttaattaattgtttctgGCTTGGAAAAAAGCAACGAACTTTGAGGGAAAAGTGCATGTGTATAGGGAAAAGAGCATGTGTGGGGTATAGGGAAATTGGTGTGAAAATTAGAGGTTGGCATTAAATGGCCCTTTAAGGTGAGAGTCTTTTGTGTCTGTATGTATAGACTATAGATAAAGTGAAAGCGCCTAGGGAGTTGTTTACTATATCTTGGAATCAACTGTAACTTGTATAAACATGTTTGGTTTGATATATATCTATCTGGCCTGTCGTTTAGTAAATTCTTCACGCTTTCATACGTTTTAGCTAGGGAGCCTTTGtcatgtttgtttatttttttcaatcatgtattttttaaaccatgattgaaaaaaataaataaagaaacgaAATTGAAACACGTATGTTTGACTATAGATGATCTTCTCAAGTAGTCATGAACTAATTTGAACACATGAAAACTGTGCCAGCGAGTTCGATCGGCCGGGACAGTACTTATAAATATTGGCCTActaattatttagaataaaaaggatttgagaGGGCCTAAagaatacattaaaataaaccGAAACATGAGTACGTGTAGGATGAATATGTAAAGATAATACATACCTTCATACATGATTTATTCAAGATTTGAGATGTAGTACcaaaaatcttaaatagatCAGTAAGATCTCAAGTATCATCGTTATTATAACATGCAgtagtgttaaaaataataaaatctctaatatatataagtgcatGTCGTATAATATATACTTGTACAATCTGAATCCATATCTATCTATCGGATTAGCgaggagagggaaagagaaaacGTCTACATGACCTGCCTGTTTCCTCGATCGAGCATATATGGTGGCTGTTTCTGCACCATGCAGCAGCTTGCCTTGCACTCAACGTGGTGAATATTCTAAACTTTATGGACTTTGAAAATGACTTTtcaagtattatataatatatggaaaACACTATTCTCACAGAAGATTTCTACcgaaatcttttaccgaaaatttttttaattttttttaaaatttttttttttacttaatgattaagtaaatgtttttaaatgaatatatgatttttttttatttttaaaaaatatctaaatactttaaaaaaatggtgaaagaaaaagttaaaaaaataaaaaaaagagtttgaactGTTCGGTAGAAAATTTCGGTAGAAATTTTCTGTGGACGTAGCAAcgtccataatatatatatatatatatatgtatatatataaaacacaaatattGATAATCGATCATGCTGCAGGTCGTGACATGAATAAGCTGACATCATTCGCTGCTTGACAAGGAAGTTCCCAAAACTCCAACGTCCACTTGATTAAGATGGGATGATGGATGCATGTATTGATTTCTTGATGGGATGATAATAAAGTCATAATTCATAAATCTGTGGCCTACGTACGTACTGATCATATAATCCTTAAGTTCTTGAATTTTGCTTGCATGCATATGTCAGTACTATTGCATGTTCTCAATTTGTTTGTTGAAATTCCAcaagattttcattttcttcgtAACTTCTAGATATTGGATCGAGATAGCATTGCCCCAGTACTAGTCCCACATgatattgttcgatctattccACTTGATTGCAAAGgcgacttttttatttttgcagaaCCAATTAGCTGTCAAAGTCCATAGGTTGTGTTATCTGCTGTACCTAATTTATGgcattaatcaatatatatatatatataaggaggGCTGTGCTGTGCATCAGCcagaagccgcagcacaccacacagatttttttttttttttttttttcactcaatccATTAAGTGTGCGACGGCTTCAACAAACAGTAagctgatatttatattttctcatataagGAATTGAAGTACTTCTCCTAAATATTCCCACCAAGAACAAAAAATCTCTTCATGGGTACTAGCTAGTTAGCATGTTTGTTAATTGGTAATTACTCATATAttattctacattttttttggaGCATCTGattcatttttttgataaagttcCATCTCTCACTCTATTGAGCAGCCTAGCTATCCTTTCCTCCAGCTCACAGGTGACTCAGCAAGCCTCCTACACAGCAGCTGATCTTCCGGAAGATTCTGGGTTAACGTAGACTAGGTTGTGTGTGTACCCTCTGGGTGCATTGTAGTGCTCTGGCAAGATTCCTTTTAAAAAACCTTGTGTATTATCCTTTGTGTTGCAGCGCACACCAGCTGCTCGAGAATATGCCCATAGGAATTCTGTTAGAACtttccttgtatatatatacctcaCTTGTATACCTTGATGAATCAAATGAGAATCAGAATACTTTTCTCTCAAAGTCTATCACACTCAAACGCATTTCACGTCACGGTTTCAATGATGATGGCATGCAGCATTAAGAATTTAAGAATAAACAGCTAATCTAATATATTGGCTTTCCTTTCcttgaaagagaaaaatcgAAAAAAGTGCCTTTaagaatctctctctcatgaTCTTAAACTTCTTCTCCTGTATAGAAATCAAGCTTTCACCCAAAAGCATGTCACGTCACAGTCTCACAGTTCCATTTTAGTCCAACCATAGTTATAGCCCTTTAGATTTTCAACGAAGATTTACCTGAAAAGCTTCTGAATAAACCCAGAAAAGGGGCTGGGGCTCTTCAGCCATAAGTTAATCAAGGAGATGATCTTGAATGTGACATAATTCATTCAATTATAGCAGTCTTAGctagctacgtacgtacgtactttgGTACGTAGCATGGTAGGCCAGCtgcataaaattaattaagttttgtGGATGCCCTTAAAAATCACTTGCTTCTGGCGGTGGGGCAGTGTCTGCTCAGCCAAAGGGAGAGGAAGGACAGGTGTAGATCACTGTTTAACCTTTAAAATTGTGGTCACAATGAAATGGTTTCTCAATGCGAAATTCTCTTGGTAAGCATGGTTTCGGGTCCACCATAATGACCttaattatcatatttaaagagagagagagaggatattAGAGATTTGGTATTTTCAGTGATTTTACAGTCATAAAATAGAGGCCTTGATTTTAAATCTTgatctatattatattttagttaattaaatatttttcattttaacctATTTATTAAGAagtgatttaaatttaaagataagttaaaatagtttgtgaatagtagaataaaagctaaattatttattatattttatataaaaattaaaaaaaattattttgagatttgaaagagaaATACTACACAACCTTCCATCCTCCACatactatctttttttaatatttttttaaatttcttttttaaatttattctttttaaactaattcaatttttttatttattattcatatattaaatatttgataaaaaaataataataattaaaaaaaatatggtgtgtagAGGTTGTGTGAATTTAAGGagattgtgtaaattttttgttttggattattGTGTTTGGATAGACACTAAAAAAAGTTTTGACCTTTTCTCACGAGTTTTTTTCTCAAGATCTATTATCGTGGCAACTATTTAGTTGAACAAAAACTATCCGTGAAAAAGTAACAACTAACAATCCTTTTCCAGCGAGATCATGTCCTGCGGCGAAAGGATTGTTTGCGATGACAAAAATCAAAAGGACTTCTTGCGgcgattttaaacaaaatcgCGTTTAAAATCGCCAGCTAAGACACCACATAGTTTTGCGGCGAGGAACTATAGATTTGCGGCGATAATGAACCGCAGCAAATAGTTTTTAAGATTAACTCCTTTTTCCCCCTTATTTCTTTGTTCCCTAGCCCGATACTTTCTTTCCATTGCAGTTGCACCGTCCCCCTCAGCCGAAACTCCACAGCTTATCTCCCAACCAAGCCATGCCGCCGCTCTCGACGGCACCACCCCCACCGCCAGCTCACGCCGGTGACCCTCCCCTTCCAATcattcccctctctctctctcgtgctctGTTTTCTATCCATCGAATCTCACTCCCCCCGTAACTCTCTCCCTTCTCCATGGGTTTCTTTTCTCACCGCACAAAGCCACCAGTCGCGCCGCCCTCGCCGGTAAACTTCTCTCCCTCCGATGGCCTCCCTCCCTTCCTCTCGCGGTATCTCTCTCtatttcactctttctctctcggtAGTCCTAGTGACATCGTGCGCCGCCGCCGTGATCTCCCAGCACCACCACGAGCCGTGGTTTCTTCTCCCCCCAATGGAACCTTCCTCTCGACCATCTCCCCCTCTCagatcttctctctctctctcaccgtctGTCTCCCTCTCTGTTTCTTTCCTCCATCCAGTGCCACCACGGTCTCTGCCACCATCAGCTGCCCTGAAGAACCGGCAGCGATGCCTTGAGCCTCTAGCCCCTTGATTTTTCTCCAAACCCCTCGCCACCAGCCACCTCTCAGCCCCTGCCCAGCCGGGAGCCACCTCACGCGTTGCGTCCACGTCCCAAGCTAGAGCTCTCCACAGTCCCCTCTACAGAAACCCTCAGGACACCACCAGTGTATTCCTGTCTCAGCCCTCAGCTGCCACTGCCTTCATCGAGAACCACCACACGGCATCCTTTCGATTTATGGTATATTTTCTATCCCTTTACATTTAGAAAATGTTATGTTGTGAAGCTGAAATGGTGTTGCGTTGAATTGGATAGATTTTCTATATGTATTGACTGTATTGATTATGGTAGACCTAGAAGAAATGAGGTGTGGTTGTGACTGAGGAGTAAGTGTGGATGTGTATGgtgttgtgtttgaatatatggACAGATTTAATGTATGTCTCGAATGTGTTGGTCTGTGATTGGTTTATGTGAAGTTGTGAAGTGATGGGGATCATTGTGATGTGGCTGGATGTCATGTGAAGTGTCGTGATGAGCCATGTAATTTTGGCATACTGTGTGAAGTATTATTTTGGTTTGGGTTTGTATAATTAGTGATTGGTGTGTAAGAAGCTATAAAGctttattatttcaattgtgATTGGTGTATCAATGATAtggaaaaaatacatatttaatgTATAGATTTCAATAAACTATGAAGAATTGATGTGGTAATTTGGAAACATGTATGTATTATCAAGAGGCTTATAAATTGAGTGAAGCATTTGTAAATGTTGGTTGGACAGATTTTTATATGCATATTGAAAGTAATAGGAAATTATATGGTTATATTGTTGTGTAATGGGTTTGTGTGGAACTCAAGTGCTAGATGGATGGATTATATGTAATTCTGCTAGATTAATTACATGGACAGTATTTAACTAGTTTTAGGAGGTTCCAGAAAACAAAGCATCTAAGAAAATGGGCGGCCTCCCTCCACCAGCATTCCTAGTGCTCTGTATCTTTGGATTCAatcctattattattattattattattattattattattattattatcatttcgTTCACAAATCTTTATTTGATACTCTTGCTTATTTTCTGCTTTTATATTTCCAAGGGAATGgtttctcataaaaataaaggcagtagtgtatataataatatactacTGCATGATCAGAAGTAAGAGACGAAATTACATAATATGTATGTGTGGTTTCCGGATCATGATTGGTTTTGGCATAGCATGTTGCCTAAACAAATATCTATATGTATGTGGAAAGGTTGGTTTAAATGTTTTGCTGTGGATGAGAGAGTACAGAGTAAAGGGATGTCACTTGCTTCAGCTTGTGATTGTTGTGCACGGAGAAGCATAGAAAATATGGATCACATTCTTTCCTCGGGAGATGTGGCGTCTGAGGTATGGAATTATGTTAGTTCAATGTTGGGGGTTCCTTGTTTGCGCCATTGGACGTGGAAAACCAGAGTCTCTACCTGGTTTTATTATGCAAAGAAGTCGTCTATCACAGGTATATTAATTGGCTTAATTCCCTGTTTGATTACATGGTGCCTTTGGAAGAGAAGATGTAAAGTGAGAATGGAAGGTAAGCAGGAAAATGCTAATCAAGTCTGGCAAGCTGTGCGGGTGTGGATTAATTTATTGGGCAATAAGATTGTTTCAGTCCCAAAATTATTTGTGCATGATAGAAAAATCTTGGAGGAATTCCGGTTGAAGTGTCCAAGCACTTGTAAAAGACCAGAAAAAATCGTTACACGGTCTAGGCCTCCAACAGGCTGGATGAAGATTAATTGTGATGGAAGTTGTGGTAATCCCAGAACTTGGGGAGGTGGTAGTATCATTCAAGATAGTAACGGCGTGGTTCTAGGTGCTTTCTCAACTCATTATGGTTATGGTACAAACAATAGGGCAGAGTTAAAGGCTATTTTGGAGGGTATTCGTTGGTGTAAACGGCTTCAAGTTGTTAATGTTATCATTGAGAGTGACTCACAAATAGTTGTCGATTGGATTCGAAAGGGAAGGCACACTCTATGGTATCTTTGGGTTTTTTGGGAAGAGCTATGCAAGGAGTTGGAGGGAATGAATTTCGTGGTGGCACATCAATACCGTGAAGCAAATTGTGCGGCAAATTTTTTAGCAAAAGAAGGGGAAATGGGAAGAAATGCAATTTATGCTAGTCATTCCACGGATTTTAAAAAGGCATTGTTCGTATTGACTTGTTGGGGCTTCCTTCTATTcgcaaataatttgttttatgtttgtttggTATGTTTATAGACTTGTTTAGATTTATTTGGTTATATTATATTGcttctctatttattttgttggttttgatgCTTGGGATGGTTTTGATGCTTATATGTGAATCCCATGTATCTTGCTTGTTGCCACTGTATTCATCCACCATAAGCAAGGGCTTTATCAATAAACTTGGGTAGGGGCTACTAGGACATGTGGCCTTGACtcttctctaaaaaaataaaaagaagaagaagaagaagaagaaggaagagacgaATGTAGTGTTATATTCCACGTACATACCCTGatttattagttaattaaaattGGAAGAAGCTGACAGTTCCACGACATGCATGACTGCTACGCTAATTAGAATGAGCTTCTGAGATTGATCGTATagaatttaaagaataaaactatGTGCAAAAGATCATCTGTTTACTGAAATACTAATTAAATGCATTGCTGCTGTGGAGATTTACGGCCATATATATCGATCagctcacataaaaaaattggtattttttttaaaaattatttttatgaatataaagaCAGTAAGAGCTCATGTACTATATaccaaacttataaatatatatatagcatatcaaaaacttaaattcttctctttaaattaaatacttgtgacatttagataaaataaatacttgTGACATTCTTTCTAAGCTTCGTGTGAAGGATTTAGTCAGGTTTCTAGTTGTTTTTCACTCTTGAAAGAGTTGATAGAAGACCCAACATTCATTAAGATGCATGCCCAGAGATCACTGTATAGGAAGAAGGACAGTTAATCATTCACTTTCAAGTTTTCAAACATATCATTTACATTCGAGAAGGGCAATTATTCATCTTTCCgtttttgaaatttcaagttttcaagtATAACATGTATATGTTAAAAaagacaatcaatcatctttcaacaAATATATTGTGTGCATGTTGAAAGAGAATTAACAAATTTTCAAACTGTCAATTAGGGCTGTGCAAATGACCCGTAAATCCGATGGAACCGATTAAAGTGGCCCGATCCAACCCGAATTTGGCGGGTCGTTATATGATTGGATATGCAACCTGACTAATTATCgggtttttatatttgatttcaaCCCGTCCATAAAACCATCCTTATCTTCCATACGGTTTCATTCGAAGAGAAATAGATTTGCCGCAGGGAAGCTCCGAGACTTACAGTAATGGCAAGAATCAAAGTCCATGAACTAAAACTAAGGTGGATCTGCAACAAGCTCTCCAAGATAAAGGTGGTGAGGTTGTCGATTGCGCAGGTGTTGACGGTGATTTCCCAGAAGCAGAAGGAGGCTCTGAGAGaagttttcaagaaaaagaaataccGTCGTTCACAGATTCCAGGGGTAAACTAGTGGGGCTTCCAAACTCGCAGCCGCACAAATGGCTCCAAAGAGAGGTGGCAAGGCACCGGTAGCAGTAGCTAAGAAAAAGACGGAGAAGGTGACGAACCCACTATTCGAGAAGCGTCTGAAGCAGTTTCGGATCGAATGGGCTTTGCCACCGAAAGGGATATGACCCATCCAACACCGAAGAGGGATTTGGTTAAAATTTTTTAGGGGATCTCATGAATCTCTACCTCCAGAGTTCTCTCTTAAATATTAGGCTGCCAGTACTCCTAAAAACTTGGATTTTTCACATTCAACTTCGaatgtttcttttataaattaagcaagagtttatgtttgtgttttgaCTTGAGCTGCTGTGCTTTTATATAGCTTTGGCGCTAGACATTAATGCGTAATGCCTTCTTCTTAGTAGAAGCAGCAACCTAAACACCATGatataagaagaagaaataccTTCCCTCGATCTGCGTCCCAAGAAGACCAGGGCCATTCGTAAAAGGCTCACCAAACACCAAACACCAAGCATCATTGAAGACTGAACGACAAAAGAAGAGATAGATGCATTTTCCCATGACCGAATACCAGGCATCATTTGGCCCCTATTCCACGGTGTAAGACTTGGTCGTGTCATACGGGTTCAACCCGGTTTTATTTTATCGGGTCGGATCGGATCGGGTTGGCACCTAAATTGAGGTgtgtcgggtcgggtcgggtgcAAACCTAGTCATTTAtggtcgggttgcaggcctactTTCAATCATATCATGCACATATGAAaaattcaaattgatttttcataagtaattattttaatatatatatatatatttatattgagtcttttaactttttctaattCGAGAGAGATGAACAGAAATAAATACTCTTATAGCTTCGTCTGTAAACCTGTTTCCTTCTTTTACCGTGTTTGATTTACTGGAGTCCTTGACTTTCAAGACTGTATTATGTGGACAACTTTAAACTTGTTTGTGCTCACAAGCTATCTTCAAAATCTATATTCAGCTATAAAATTGTATTATACTTCAAACCTTGGGctcaaccatatatatattgacaaagCAGACATCGAAAAATAGTAAATCTTTCATATTCTCTTCAATTGCTATCCCCAAGATTTTTAAGTTCAGAGCTGGTCTTTTTTATAAACGCGGAGTTCCTGATTGTTACTCTTCaatctttctcttctttctcttcttctctccacCAAGGCTCTTAAGATTATGTTAGGAATAAAGAGACATTTGAATTGCAGGATTGATTttgatatcattttttaataaaggaaCTCAATGCTCAATATGCGGTCTCTGTTATAACCATGTCTCAAAGATTATGAAAGAGAGTAATTGAGATTGGTCAACTTAACATTCAAATTTCTTAATTGCATCAAGTTCTTAATGATAAAGATAGAAAGAATAGAAGTTTAGAACTTAAAAACAAGTagttgaaaaaattaacaaaccGGTAGGCTCATGACCTTCAAAAACGAGTAAAGGAGCTGGAAAGACAAAGTCGTAAGTCGTAACATATCGATCccatatgtacgtacgtacatgcaaggacaactatattaattatatatgctaAAGTAATATGATGTGGCTA is drawn from Juglans regia cultivar Chandler chromosome 5, Walnut 2.0, whole genome shotgun sequence and contains these coding sequences:
- the LOC108982483 gene encoding transmembrane protein 45B-like, producing MGTLVGHVAPGFGFFIIGLWHLFNHIKLHAQYPNSYTSPPWFPTKKLKYLELFLIMGGCSASIAMELFIGPERHQPFDPDGTIPSNHLHNFEHSSISMTFFVYAAFAIVLDRIGTKAQLGLTQLLGAIAFAQQLLLFHLHSADHMGPEGQYHMLLQIVIFVSLATTLIGIGLPKSFLVSFVRSTSILFQGIWLMVMGFMLWTPELIPKGCFMHLEEGHKVVRCSGNETLHRAKALVNIQFSWFLILITIFAACFYLILVQAYGEKPEYVSLTKEEDEEDQVADDVESQKRSKFGNSKSFIQMGKAISLSDMER